In one Bacillus sp. PK3_68 genomic region, the following are encoded:
- a CDS encoding S-layer homology domain-containing protein: MAYQPKSYRKFVATAATATLVASAVTPAFAAQDFTDVGSRYKEAVDYLVKNNLTKGINETQFGVDQQIKRVDFAIILAKAVLTQQQIDNAKASNFTDVPSRGVKEVNALKEAGIVNGKTDTRFGANDEITRGEAALMFANAYKIKGDAKNVNFTDVSDRYKDAVAALVDKKITSGKTDSKFGTQDPIKRGEFAIFLYKLETMDETPQPGVSKVEAINDTKLEVSFAKAISEDLAMEIEKSGKRFVVFHGGQTAQSDNIIQSKTISFNAERTKAEVILADTPALEADVNYTVALMDGDNNAVSSVVEKFGPQVLKKGADTPEFTINGDQDKVVLDFKTKMADEAKTVANYEVYENDTKLGVLSDYVVTGDGEWVDPTDKKSVEFKLDKAAAKGLLAGKTYKIKVADAVKTDDGKQLSDSQRTITVKTPAISEAQPTAKVARVVGDTIVVTFDKDLGTEHFNEKQITVKKPGGQTLNVTSIAQNASPKELVLGFDAGALDADLTYTIDLPSNGVENAYFANASNKEVKGLKAEAQKDIEVTSVTAKLQQQVDNKDKADLLLTFNQRVDVAALNTATTDAIVIKDGADTYELNASPEAAVYPGDTTGKTVVIKDVTSKFTLAGGTDTFIPEDGASYTIEFKAGVVKTDAGTDAKTNQEKLKATVGGVSISAPEFDKIRMNSAEEIVVEFAEDIDAKNLRASDIKVKGFELYDNGKFAADATLQGDSQIKFSVSGNQLKIQPANSKVKFVTGDVTDLVTVAAETIKGKSSGVANALELSSADVKPANIIDRANPIMIGATKKSANALDITYSEAVDFKGTDTDKQAAQFTVENASKAAYGTAATASTGLISVTFNETDTFKPDLDLAKVKVKYTKNLNVLVKDDKGNEALSQTITGVKPQ, encoded by the coding sequence ATGGCTTACCAACCAAAGTCTTATCGTAAATTTGTTGCTACTGCGGCAACAGCTACTCTAGTAGCATCTGCAGTAACACCAGCATTTGCAGCACAAGATTTCACTGATGTAGGTTCACGTTACAAAGAAGCAGTTGACTACTTAGTGAAAAATAACCTTACAAAAGGTATTAACGAAACACAATTCGGTGTTGATCAACAAATCAAGCGTGTTGACTTCGCAATCATTTTAGCGAAAGCAGTTCTTACACAACAACAAATTGATAATGCAAAAGCTTCTAACTTCACAGACGTGCCAAGTCGTGGTGTGAAAGAAGTAAATGCTCTTAAAGAAGCTGGTATTGTTAATGGTAAAACTGACACTCGCTTTGGAGCAAACGACGAAATCACTCGTGGTGAAGCAGCGTTAATGTTTGCGAATGCTTACAAAATTAAAGGCGATGCTAAGAACGTTAATTTCACAGATGTATCTGACCGATACAAAGATGCGGTAGCAGCGCTTGTAGATAAAAAAATCACTTCTGGTAAAACAGATTCTAAATTCGGCACGCAAGATCCGATCAAGCGCGGTGAATTTGCAATCTTCCTTTACAAATTAGAAACAATGGATGAAACACCACAACCAGGTGTATCTAAAGTTGAAGCAATCAATGATACTAAACTTGAAGTATCATTTGCAAAAGCAATTAGTGAAGACCTTGCAATGGAAATCGAAAAGAGCGGTAAGCGCTTTGTTGTATTCCACGGCGGACAAACAGCTCAAAGCGATAACATTATTCAATCTAAAACAATCAGCTTTAATGCAGAGCGCACAAAAGCTGAAGTGATCTTAGCGGATACCCCGGCCCTTGAAGCTGATGTAAATTATACAGTGGCTTTAATGGATGGAGATAACAATGCTGTTTCGTCTGTTGTTGAAAAATTCGGCCCACAAGTACTTAAAAAAGGTGCAGACACACCAGAATTCACAATAAATGGTGATCAAGATAAAGTTGTTCTTGACTTTAAAACAAAAATGGCTGATGAAGCTAAAACAGTAGCAAACTACGAAGTTTACGAAAACGATACAAAACTCGGTGTTCTATCTGATTACGTAGTTACTGGTGACGGTGAATGGGTTGATCCGACAGATAAAAAGTCCGTTGAATTTAAACTTGATAAAGCTGCCGCTAAAGGTCTTTTAGCAGGTAAAACATATAAAATTAAAGTAGCTGACGCCGTTAAAACTGATGATGGCAAACAATTATCTGATAGCCAACGTACAATTACCGTGAAAACACCAGCAATTTCTGAAGCTCAACCAACAGCTAAAGTAGCTCGTGTGGTTGGCGACACAATTGTTGTTACTTTTGACAAAGATTTAGGAACAGAACATTTCAATGAAAAACAAATTACTGTGAAAAAACCAGGTGGACAAACTCTAAATGTTACGTCTATCGCTCAAAACGCTAGTCCTAAAGAACTTGTTTTGGGATTTGATGCTGGCGCACTAGATGCTGACTTAACTTATACAATTGATTTACCATCAAATGGAGTAGAGAATGCATACTTTGCTAATGCCTCCAATAAAGAAGTAAAAGGTTTGAAAGCAGAAGCTCAGAAAGATATTGAAGTAACGTCTGTGACAGCTAAGTTACAACAACAAGTTGACAATAAAGACAAAGCAGATCTTCTTCTGACATTCAACCAACGTGTGGATGTTGCTGCGTTAAACACGGCTACAACCGATGCTATCGTTATTAAAGATGGTGCCGATACCTATGAACTTAATGCTAGTCCAGAAGCTGCAGTTTACCCTGGTGATACGACTGGTAAAACAGTGGTGATTAAAGATGTAACATCTAAATTTACATTAGCTGGTGGCACTGATACATTCATTCCTGAAGATGGTGCATCATACACGATTGAATTTAAAGCTGGTGTTGTTAAAACTGATGCTGGTACAGATGCCAAAACAAACCAAGAGAAACTTAAAGCAACTGTTGGTGGTGTAAGCATTTCTGCACCAGAATTTGATAAAATCCGTATGAACTCTGCCGAAGAGATTGTTGTCGAGTTTGCAGAAGATATCGATGCGAAAAACTTAAGAGCTTCTGACATTAAAGTCAAAGGTTTTGAGTTGTATGATAATGGTAAATTTGCTGCCGATGCAACATTACAAGGCGATTCACAAATTAAGTTTAGCGTAAGCGGAAATCAGTTGAAAATTCAACCAGCTAATTCAAAAGTAAAATTTGTAACTGGTGATGTAACTGATTTAGTGACAGTTGCTGCAGAAACTATTAAAGGCAAATCAAGTGGTGTAGCTAATGCATTAGAGCTTTCATCTGCAGATGTCAAGCCAGCAAACATTATTGATCGTGCAAATCCTATCATGATCGGTGCAACGAAAAAATCAGCTAACGCACTAGATATTACTTATAGTGAAGCGGTGGACTTCAAAGGTACTGATACAGATAAACAAGCTGCTCAATTCACTGTTGAAAACGCAAGCAAAGCAGCATATGGAACTGCAGCAACTGCATCAACTGGTCTAATCTCTGTTACATT
- a CDS encoding glycosyltransferase yields MKVLHLITGAETGGSRKHVITLLEQFAQEEAVLALMQEGPFAEEARAKGIRTVVFTQSSRYDLSILKKLVQFIQSEKFTILHTHGPRANLFGIYLKKKTGIRWVTTVHSDPSLDFVKSGVKGKVFTALSMYAVKRMDSYFAVSERFKQNLMNLGIEGHKIHTVYNGIHFTKETAQPIPRTEWGLTDEDFVMTMVARLHPIKGHTVVFDAMQKMEAAKRPHLLLVGDGPIKQELEQEVEKRQLNSHVHFLGFRSDVDQIYAASNLALLASYSESFPLALLEAANQHVPIVTTDVGGVKELVEEGKTGWIVPVGDPSAYAEALRQAMNRQAEGQLVAMGEILYQYASSHYSLEQLEQQTRALYTKLAARQK; encoded by the coding sequence ATGAAAGTACTCCATCTTATTACAGGAGCCGAAACAGGCGGCTCGCGCAAGCATGTCATTACGCTGCTGGAGCAATTCGCTCAAGAGGAAGCGGTTCTGGCGCTCATGCAGGAGGGTCCGTTTGCGGAGGAAGCGAGAGCGAAGGGAATCCGTACGGTAGTGTTTACCCAGAGCTCTCGTTACGATCTCTCCATTTTGAAAAAGCTTGTCCAATTCATTCAATCAGAGAAGTTCACAATTTTACATACACACGGCCCGCGCGCCAACCTGTTCGGCATTTACTTAAAAAAGAAAACCGGCATCCGCTGGGTGACGACCGTCCATAGCGACCCGTCCCTTGATTTTGTGAAGTCCGGAGTAAAGGGGAAGGTTTTTACAGCGCTCAGCATGTATGCGGTCAAGAGAATGGACAGCTACTTTGCCGTATCCGAGCGATTTAAGCAGAACCTGATGAATCTTGGCATTGAGGGCCATAAAATCCACACTGTTTACAACGGCATCCATTTTACGAAAGAAACGGCCCAGCCGATTCCACGCACAGAGTGGGGGCTGACCGATGAGGACTTCGTCATGACAATGGTTGCCCGCCTGCACCCGATCAAGGGCCACACCGTTGTCTTTGACGCAATGCAAAAAATGGAAGCAGCCAAGCGTCCGCACCTGCTGCTTGTAGGGGACGGGCCGATCAAACAAGAACTGGAACAAGAAGTGGAGAAGCGGCAGCTGAATAGCCATGTTCACTTTCTCGGCTTTCGTTCCGACGTGGATCAAATCTACGCCGCCTCCAATCTGGCGCTGCTCGCTTCCTACAGCGAGAGCTTTCCGCTCGCTCTTCTGGAAGCAGCCAATCAGCACGTACCGATCGTGACGACGGATGTCGGCGGGGTGAAAGAACTAGTCGAGGAGGGGAAGACAGGCTGGATCGTGCCGGTAGGGGACCCATCGGCCTATGCCGAGGCCCTGCGCCAGGCAATGAATCGCCAAGCGGAAGGGCAGCTCGTTGCAATGGGTGAAATATTATATCAATATGCGTCCAGCCATTACTCCTTAGAGCAGCTCGAACAGCAAACCCGGGCGTTGTATACAAAGCTAGCAGCCCGGCAAAAGTGA